One genomic region from Fusarium keratoplasticum isolate Fu6.1 chromosome 14, whole genome shotgun sequence encodes:
- a CDS encoding DDE-1 domain-containing protein — translation MVLESKDPNLQATPRLKRGPKPKPPSERKSKPFSPLKRKEETHSHEKKVRVLLFLINHRIYDPNANSRGSQRGQLIDGYRQPYLSEAAKWFLVKKQTIHEWWKQRDKILGITPKETTWRPKWPELEDELFRRFIQRRSEKKIVTVSWFRTTAKHLFGELYPEHEQLFGFSNGWFLNFKKRHRIVKRRIANQAQKTPEEYRAIFNSFLRFLRRNTQRRTPPSPEVPPKFPPRPYEKIPDILDSPQRRFHNNCILNVDETPVPFEYLDGSTYALSGEKTVSGKTDRSGWSKRKGTLILPIFADRFGRLKPKLIFEGAEPPKGKILQREGHLYHPGVTVELNPTAYNNEKLFLKWLNEEVIPCKRPYREFMLVMDVASFHKTDNVTMLLGQSKILPAMIPPGCTSLLQPLDVSINKPFKQWLQQFADEWIAERDNDPVRSSKPWTATEKRAMTTHIVAKAWEQLQERPEMVEKEFYSCGIGLRPDGSEENLISIKDIRKEEIDFTN, via the coding sequence ATGGTGTTGGAATCGAAAGATCCTAATTTGCAAGCGACGCCAAGGCTCAAACGCgggccaaagccaaagccgccTTCAGAGCGCAAATCAAAGCCATTTTCCCCGCTTAAGAGGAAAGAGGAAACACACTCTcacgagaagaaggtgcGGGTGCTACTTTTTCTCATCAATCATCGCATTTACGACCCAAATGCAAATAGCCGGGGCTCTCAGCGTGGCCAACTTATTGATGGCTATCGCCAACCATATCTTTCTGAGGCGGCAAAGTGGTTCTTAGTAAAGAAACAGACTATCCACGAGTGGTGGAAGCAGAGGGATAAGATCCTTGGTATTACTCCCAAAGAGACCACTTGGAGGCCAAAGTGGCCGGAGCTTGAAGATGAGTTATTCAGACGCTTTATTCAACGCCGATCAGAGAAGAAAATCGTTACGGTCTCTTGGTTCCGGACCACAGCTAAGCACCTTTTTGGAGAACTCTATCCAGAACACGAGCAGCTTTTCGGATTCTCGAATGGATGGTTCCTAAACTTCAAGAAAAGACACCGCATCGTTAAACGCCGGATCGCCAACCAAGCCCAGAAGACCCCTGAGGAATATCGTGCTATTTTCAATAGCTTCTTACGTTTCCTACGCCGAAACACCCAAAGAAGAACGCCTCCATCGCCGGAAGTGCCCCCCAAGTTCCCACCTCGGCCGTATGAGAAGATCCCTGATATTCTTGACTCCCCGCAACGCCGCTTTCATAATAACTGCATCCTCAACGTCGATGAGACTCCAGTACCGTTCGAGTATCTTGATGGTTCAACATATGCGTTATCGGGCGAGAAGACAGTGTCAGGGAAGACCGACAGGAGCGGCTGGAGCAAGAGAAAAGGCACGCTTATTCTCCCAATCTTCGCTGATAGATTTGGCCGGCTAAAACCAAAGCTGATCTTCGAGGGAGCTGAGCCACCAAAGGGGAAGATCCTACAGAGAGAGGGGCATCTTTATCATCCAGGAGTCACAGTTGAGCTCAACCCAACAGCCTACAATAATGAGAAGCTGTTCCTAAAGTGGTTGAATGAGGAGGTTATCCCCTGCAAAAGGCCATACAGGGAATTCATGCTTGTTATGGATGTGGCTAGCTTTCATAAGACTGACAACGTCACAATGCTCTTAGGCCAGTCAAAGATTCTCCCGGCTATGATCCCTCCCGGCTGTACAagtcttcttcagcctctcgACGTATCAATCAACAAGCCATTTAAGCAGTGGTTACAGCAATTTGCAGATGAATGGATAGCTGAGAGAGACAACGACCCGGTCCGCAGTTCTAAACCGTGGACTGCCACTGAGAAACGAGCCATGACAACACACATCGTGGCCAAGGCGTGGGAACAGCTCCAGGAACGGCCTGAGATGGTTGAGAAGGAGTTTTATAGTTGCGGAATCGGCCTACGGCCCGATGGAAGCGAGGAGAATTTGATCAGCATTAAAGACATTAGGAAGGAAGAGATTGACTTCACCAACTAG